In Sulfurovum xiamenensis, one DNA window encodes the following:
- a CDS encoding protein adenylyltransferase SelO translates to MTLDNLNFETPYLSLDSEFYDLTEPTPLDDPYLISFNPKAATLIDLDDSVKDDPRFIALLNGTFIPKGARTFSMCYAGHQFGNYAPRLGDGRAINLGSINGWHLQTKGSGETLYSRSSDGRAAIPSSIREYLMSEAMHHLGIPTTRALGIIGSQTKILRNQIERGAIVMRMSPSWVRFGTFEYFYYFKEYDKLKALAEYVITESYPHLQEDEDRYYKFFCEVVERTAKLIAQWQGIGFNHGVMNTDNMSIAGLTIDYGPYAMLDDFDYGFVCNKTDKAGRYSYGDQPNVSYWNLTMLSKALTPIIDQNRMQKKLDDFGNFLYPDAYIDVMREKLGLALKLDEDVELITDLVGTLQDAYVDYTLFFRTLSRYDGDRMPIFELAMNPIPLDSWLTLYDARLAKETRSQNERQQAMLKTNPKYVLKNYMLQEAIELAQKGDFSMVETLLYIAAHPYDELPEFERFAEETPEAHKNICLSCSS, encoded by the coding sequence ATGACACTTGATAACCTTAATTTTGAAACCCCGTATCTTTCACTCGATAGCGAATTTTACGACTTGACCGAGCCCACACCGCTGGATGATCCTTACCTGATCAGCTTCAATCCCAAGGCGGCAACACTGATAGACCTTGATGACAGTGTGAAAGATGATCCCCGCTTTATAGCACTGCTCAACGGTACTTTCATCCCCAAAGGGGCACGTACCTTTTCCATGTGCTATGCAGGACATCAGTTCGGCAATTACGCACCGCGTCTGGGAGACGGAAGGGCTATCAACCTGGGAAGCATCAACGGCTGGCACCTCCAGACCAAAGGTAGCGGAGAGACACTCTACTCACGCAGTTCAGACGGCCGTGCAGCCATCCCCTCTTCCATACGCGAATACCTGATGAGCGAAGCGATGCACCATCTAGGCATTCCCACCACAAGGGCACTTGGCATCATCGGGTCACAAACGAAGATCTTACGAAACCAGATAGAACGCGGGGCCATCGTGATGCGCATGTCACCAAGTTGGGTGCGTTTTGGTACGTTTGAATACTTTTACTACTTTAAAGAGTATGACAAGCTCAAGGCCCTCGCCGAGTATGTTATCACCGAATCCTACCCACATCTGCAGGAGGATGAAGACCGCTATTATAAATTCTTTTGCGAGGTCGTAGAGCGTACGGCAAAGCTGATCGCACAGTGGCAGGGGATAGGCTTTAACCATGGCGTGATGAATACAGACAACATGTCCATCGCAGGTCTCACCATCGACTATGGACCGTATGCCATGCTGGATGATTTTGACTACGGATTTGTTTGTAATAAGACCGATAAAGCAGGCCGATACAGCTACGGTGACCAACCCAATGTCTCCTACTGGAACCTCACTATGCTCTCCAAGGCACTTACTCCGATCATTGATCAAAATAGAATGCAGAAGAAACTCGATGATTTTGGTAACTTCCTCTACCCTGATGCCTATATCGATGTCATGCGTGAAAAACTGGGACTGGCTTTGAAGCTGGATGAGGATGTCGAACTCATCACTGATCTAGTGGGCACACTGCAAGATGCTTACGTGGACTATACGCTTTTCTTTCGGACCCTGAGCCGTTATGACGGTGACAGGATGCCCATCTTTGAACTCGCTATGAATCCAATACCACTTGACAGCTGGCTTACCCTCTATGATGCACGTTTGGCTAAAGAGACACGCTCACAAAATGAACGCCAACAAGCGATGCTAAAGACCAATCCAAAGTATGTTTTGAAAAACTATATGCTCCAGGAAGCGATAGAGCTTGCGCAAAAAGGTGATTTTTCTATGGTAGAGACACTGCTCTATATCGCAGCGCACCCTTATGACGAACTGCCGGAATTCGAACGTTTCGCAGAGGAGACACCAGAAGCACACAAAAATATCTGCCTCTCCTGTTCATCATAG